A genomic segment from Ptychodera flava strain L36383 chromosome 19, AS_Pfla_20210202, whole genome shotgun sequence encodes:
- the LOC139118081 gene encoding F-box/LRR-repeat protein 20-like encodes MAVLSLHFLAKTVIVQILIDHNDKHTEYRERAQGIIRQLQTDHYASVSEDILETFTENYPSIVSDELLCVLAPPHLRKLQLFGFTNVKDIENIHQLFRKSSKIETLSLDGCDGLISIDLCYFLCKTLTHLNSVTMESCPPITDEHVQFLLMYCPSLTHLNIAWNEDITDDVFNLQSLLRRTSQSAADQEWTAPSLNSVDVSGCRFLTSNCIRHLAKLCGSKLQALNVSYTQGTTWRLPYSLPCLKTVRCWIEAGRRKD; translated from the exons ATGGCAGTGTTGTCACTACACTTCCTTGCCAAGACGGTCATAGTGCAGATACTGATCGACCACAATGACAAGCATACGGAATACAGAGAGAGGGCGCAGGGCATCATCCGGCAGTTGCAGACTGACCACTACGCATCGGTATCCGAGGACATCTTGGAGACGTTCACAGAGAATTACCCTAGTATAGTCAGTGATGAGCTCCTCTGTGTGCTGGCTCCCCCACATCTTAGAAAGCTACAGCTGTTTGGGTTCACCAATGTCAAGGATATTGAAAACATCCACCAGTTGTTCAGAAA ATCTTCAAAGATTGAGACACTGTCCCTGGACGGATGCGATGGCCTGATCAGCATTGACTTGTGCTACTTCCTCTGCAAGACTCTGACCCACTTGAATTCCGTCACCATGGAATCCTGTCCTCCTATCACAGATGAGCATGTACAG TTTCTTCTGATGTATTGTCCATCACTTACCCATCTGAATATTGCATGGAATGAAGACATAACGGACGACGTCTTCAACTTGCAGTCCCTCCTCAGGAGGACATCACAGTCAGCGGCAGACCAGGAATGGACGGCTCCTAGTTTGAACAGTGTCGACGTTTCCGGATGCAGATTCCTGACCAGTAACTGCATCCGGCACTTGGCCAAGCTTTGTGGGTCCAAGTTACAGGCTCTGAATGTGTCCTACACACAA GGTACAACCTGGAGACTGCCGTACAGCTTGCCGTGTCTCAAGACGGTGAGATGTTGGATAGAAGCAGGAAGGAGGAAAGACTGA
- the LOC139118858 gene encoding uncharacterized protein — MSSDITNGGHAQLTGEMNKTTKPERSEVTAGQIAADLCTDEQRVEGGAGKNCDAMNEYLEEQTAAVAMTTDVSQKDTDAIEVTGEKHCVVTNGVGVRGETEVMADGRSDNDVDVNDVDFSIHDSMGKQSGSTALQSNDTLSTNGKPSNLSQHEQSSTTNSLSKSSAATDIKHDRSEKVDNYPEGEESHLGENSIASENTSPSEHSSQHDTSKDDAEELSDMQAVKKTQLFQPNITSLDISNISLEHPSTDSALKEFFTANKKMRKFCISWPLLNNFTLEFIANNSPELRYLSLIDCESLSSAGIICLNKCQYLEHLDLKGVCFISDAGLAPLLTNTDSCLKYLCVAEANITDSSMQRVSKYLATKIQNFDISWCEEVTDVGIRSVVESCTSLKSLSIRQCPTSDETLLCLADNCTKLTDLNLCGVGDIEDEVVVAIARQLSLLEKIDLSWNPNLTDVAISTLLLSCTLLKEAILCGLKCISSKPFLPIVADYPRWKRCKSLLSLKLKERKLLEENGDPHLSSDEEYEDLYIPHRSTTYSPCLRHIDMEYCNQIDDDLIAEIVAICRGTLKVRDYYGQQVEPKLLKF, encoded by the exons ATGTCTAGTGATATTACCAATGGTGGTCATGCACAACTTACTGGAGAAATGAATAAAACAACCAAACCAGAAAGGTCAGAGGTGACAGCAGGTCAGATTGCTGCCGATCTGTGTACAGATGAGCAGAGAGTGGAGGGAGGAGCAGGCAAGAACTGTGATGCCATGAATGAGTATTTGGAAGAGCAAACTGCAgcagttgccatgacaacagatGTATCGCAAAAGGACACTGATGCAATAGAAGTTACTGGCGAGAAACATTGCGTAGTGACAAATGGTGTAGGAGTGAGAGGTGAAACTGAAGTGATGGCTGATGGGAGATCAGACAATGACGTTGATGTAAATGATGTGGATTTTTCTATCCATGACTCCATGGGTAAGCAGTCAGGAAGCACAGCATTGCAGTCCAATGACACTCTCAGTACTAATGGAAAACCGTCCAACTTATCCCAACATGAACAAAGCAGTACTACCAACAGTCTTTCCAAATCCAGTGCAGCCACTGACATCAAACACGACAGGTCAGAGAAAGTGGACAATTACCCTGAAGGTGAAGAAAGTCATCTTGGAGAAAATTCCATCGCATCTGAGAACACGAGCCCAAGTGAGCACAGCTCACAACACGACACGAGCAAAGATGATGCCGAGGAACTTTCTGACATGCAAGCAGTGAAGAAAACACAACTCTTCCAGCCAAATATCACATCGTTAGATATCAGCAACATTTCCTTGGAACATCCCAGTACGGACAGCGCCCTCAAGGAATTCTTCACAGCAAACAAGAAGATGAGAAAATTCTGCATTTCATGGCCACTGCTCAATAACTTCACCTTGGAGTTCATTGCCAACAATTCACCAGAACTCAGGTACTTGTCATTG ATTGACTGTGAGTCGTTATCGAGTGCCGGAATCATTTGCTTGAACAAATGTCAATATCTGGAACATCTTGATCTTAAAG GTGTGTGTTTCATATCTGATGCAGGGTTGGCGCCCCTCTTGACCAACACAGACTCCTGTCTCAAGTACCTGTGTGTTGCAGAAGCTAACATCACTGATTCCTCCATGCAAAGAGTCAGTAAATATCTTGCTACAAAG atccaaaattttgatatatcgTGGTGTGAAGAAGTGACAGATGTCGGCATACGTTCTGTGGTCGAGTCATGTACATCCCTGAAGAGCCTCAGCATCCGCCAGTGTCCGACCAGTGATGAGACGCTGCTCTGCTTAGCAGACAATTGTACCAAGCTGACGGATCTTAATTTATGCGGAGTTGGTGACATAGAGGATGAGGTGGTGGTTGCCATAGCGAGGCAGCTGTCACTCTTGGAGAAGATCGATCTCAGCTGGAATCCAA ATCTGACGGATGTTGCCATCAGTACGTTGCTGTTGTCCTGTACACTGCTGAAGGAAGCTATACTCTGTGGACTGAAGTGTATCTCCTCAAAACCATTCCTTCCAATTGTGGCAG ATTACCCAAGATGGAAAAGGTGTAAAAGCCTGCTGAGTCTGAAACTGAAAGAGAGGAAATTATTGGAGGAAAATGGCGATCCTCATCTGTCAAGCGATGAG GAATATGAAGATTTATACATTCCGCATCGCTCGACCACCTACTCACCCTGCCTTAGACATATTGACATGGAATACTGTAACCAGATTGACGACGACCTCATAGCTGAGATTGTTGCCATCTGCAGAGGAACTCTGAAAGTCAGAGATTACTACGGACAGCAAGTGGAGCCCAAACTACTCAAGTTTTAG